Proteins encoded by one window of Prevotella nigrescens:
- a CDS encoding LemA family protein produces the protein MKNKALLIVIAIVVIIGLWAFSGYNGMVDKQEAATTALSNVEAQYQRRADMMPQLVKIVKAYAKHERETFDAVTKARNAATQVHLDADNLTPEKMKQFEAAQNQVAQAFSRLIAVAEAYPELKARENFKALQVQEEGTENRINEARKKYNESVQAYNQTVRHFPNSLLAGVFGFDKMTKFAAAEGTEKAPDLDI, from the coding sequence ATGAAGAATAAAGCACTTTTAATTGTAATAGCGATTGTAGTTATTATAGGCTTATGGGCCTTTTCTGGTTATAATGGAATGGTGGACAAGCAAGAGGCTGCAACAACTGCTCTTAGTAATGTTGAGGCACAATATCAGCGTAGAGCCGACATGATGCCACAATTGGTAAAGATAGTGAAAGCATATGCGAAGCATGAGAGAGAGACCTTCGATGCTGTAACAAAGGCACGCAATGCTGCAACGCAAGTTCATCTTGATGCTGACAATTTGACACCCGAGAAGATGAAACAGTTTGAAGCAGCACAGAATCAAGTGGCGCAGGCTTTCTCTCGTCTGATAGCTGTGGCAGAAGCGTATCCCGAACTGAAAGCAAGAGAGAACTTTAAAGCTTTACAAGTTCAGGAAGAAGGAACAGAAAACCGTATAAACGAAGCGCGCAAGAAATACAATGAGTCTGTGCAAGCATACAATCAGACAGTCAGACACTTTCCTAATTCTTTGTTGGCTGGTGTGTTTGGTTTCGATAAGATGACAAAGTTTGCTGCTGCTGAAGGTACAGAGAAAGCACCAGACCTGGATATTTAA
- a CDS encoding trypsin-like peptidase domain-containing protein, protein MKKIEKFFVGAACMLALTFSTGAFIKVYAAETSSSVPGQPVDLTYAAEKALPAVVHIKNAQNSKTQTVEVPDDPFGGFFDFFGFGNPGGGSRQQQIQTPKRSITGSGVIISPDGYIVTNNHVVEGADELTVTLNDNREFSARVVGTDKSTDLALIKVNAKNLPTLPIGNSDNLKVGEWVIAVGNPYNLNSTVTAGIVSAKARGLGATQGVESFIQTDAAINQGNSGGALVNVQGELVGINAMLYSQTGAYSGYGFAIPTAIMNKVVEDIKKYGSVQRVMLGIQGGDVINYINAQKEEGKNVDLGTNEGVYVDKVNEDGNGAEIGLHSKDVITKFDGKKVTKMAELQQLLNSKRPGDKASITFLRNKKEMTKTVTLKNAQGTTKPIEQADIDVLGGQFRPVTEAMQKQLNIKYGLEVLKVNGGALRNAGINRGFIIQKVNDQTVNSIDALQKIVKSASTSSDPVLYIQGIYPTGKKAYFAVPLSE, encoded by the coding sequence ATGAAAAAGATTGAAAAGTTTTTTGTTGGTGCAGCTTGCATGCTTGCACTGACGTTCTCTACAGGAGCTTTCATCAAAGTGTATGCTGCAGAAACTTCGTCGAGTGTACCAGGACAACCGGTTGACCTTACTTATGCTGCCGAAAAGGCATTGCCTGCCGTTGTCCATATCAAGAATGCGCAGAATTCAAAAACGCAGACCGTAGAAGTACCCGACGACCCGTTTGGCGGATTCTTCGACTTCTTTGGATTCGGTAATCCTGGTGGCGGTTCACGTCAGCAGCAAATACAAACACCGAAGCGAAGCATAACGGGTAGCGGTGTTATTATATCTCCTGATGGTTACATCGTAACAAACAACCACGTTGTAGAGGGTGCCGACGAGCTAACGGTTACTTTGAACGACAACCGTGAGTTCTCTGCTCGTGTAGTAGGAACGGACAAGAGCACAGACCTTGCTCTGATTAAGGTAAATGCAAAGAACCTTCCTACTTTGCCAATTGGTAATTCCGACAATCTGAAGGTAGGCGAATGGGTAATTGCAGTGGGCAACCCATACAATCTGAACAGCACTGTTACAGCAGGTATTGTTAGTGCGAAGGCTCGTGGACTGGGTGCAACACAGGGTGTAGAAAGCTTTATTCAGACAGATGCTGCCATTAACCAAGGCAACTCTGGTGGTGCATTGGTAAATGTACAAGGCGAATTGGTGGGTATTAATGCTATGCTTTATTCGCAGACAGGTGCCTACAGTGGCTATGGCTTCGCTATTCCAACAGCCATTATGAATAAAGTGGTAGAAGACATTAAGAAGTATGGTAGCGTGCAGCGTGTAATGTTAGGCATTCAAGGTGGCGACGTTATCAACTATATTAATGCACAGAAAGAAGAGGGAAAGAACGTAGACCTTGGCACAAACGAAGGTGTTTATGTAGACAAGGTAAACGAAGATGGTAACGGTGCAGAGATTGGACTACACAGCAAAGACGTCATTACAAAGTTCGATGGCAAGAAAGTTACGAAAATGGCAGAGCTCCAGCAGCTTCTCAACAGCAAACGTCCCGGAGACAAGGCCTCAATAACATTCTTGCGCAATAAGAAAGAGATGACAAAGACTGTTACTCTGAAGAATGCGCAGGGCACTACAAAGCCTATAGAGCAAGCCGATATTGATGTGCTTGGCGGACAGTTCCGTCCTGTAACCGAGGCAATGCAGAAGCAATTGAACATAAAGTACGGTCTTGAAGTATTGAAAGTGAATGGTGGCGCATTGCGCAATGCAGGCATCAACCGTGGCTTCATCATTCAGAAGGTTAACGACCAGACGGTCAATTCCATCGATGCATTGCAGAAGATTGTGAAATCTGCCTCTACCAGCAGCGACCCGGTACTCTACATTCAGGGTATTTATCCTACTGGAAAGAAAGCTTACTTCGCAGTTCCATTGTCCGAGTAA